Proteins encoded in a region of the Paramagnetospirillum magneticum AMB-1 genome:
- a CDS encoding phage head-tail joining protein: protein MAITQADIDRLDKAIVSGKLTVEVDGSRVTYRSMAELMVARDHAVKLVGGGSAASGSGLSVVSFERS from the coding sequence ATGGCCATCACCCAAGCCGATATCGACCGCCTCGACAAGGCGATCGTCTCGGGAAAACTCACGGTCGAGGTGGATGGGTCTCGCGTCACCTATCGCAGCATGGCCGAGCTCATGGTCGCGCGTGACCATGCGGTCAAGCTGGTAGGCGGCGGAAGTGCCGCGTCCGGGAGTGGACTGTCCGTCGTATCGTTCGAGAGGTCATGA
- a CDS encoding phage portal protein: MTMANPFDRMIEAVAPVWGIRRAAARFALDQYRSYAAAKSSRRNDWAAPATSANAEIGPQVARIRAKARDLARNTELGANAVRRLSAHMVGTGIVPRLASEDAAERRAFTERFRAFSDHCDPEDMTDFGGKQLEVAQCVVESGTALMRFLPRPSGWRMRVPLQVQVLEPDYIDMSKNEIGNDGSIIIQGAEYDSWGRRVATWLFEEHPGDVWPLGAGRLKSRRFTMDEVRPVFHRLRPGQVWGVPWFFPVVTRMRDLADYEEAEHLRKLTEACFAVFIKRPPGSAQSPLIPGDGKKDAAGRSITKITPGMIKELGVGEEVTFSQPEPVAGAVDVLKHHMGVVAVGLGLPRHELTGDPRRPRRALGPRRPRLGRGCKARGQTSFRTAMMGGSGRSWPAIRRPRRPRSGSIPSFSADSITPTTTGRLRRARWIGWSRSARSTTAANPSPRRIWRAIRNPRRPGVCCSPSTRPPAIPRPSTVSSGPLSPARPARLRLPSARMRRRR; this comes from the coding sequence ATGACCATGGCGAACCCGTTCGACAGGATGATCGAGGCGGTTGCCCCTGTCTGGGGTATCCGCCGGGCGGCGGCCCGCTTCGCTCTCGACCAGTATCGTTCCTATGCCGCCGCCAAGTCGTCGCGGCGGAACGACTGGGCGGCCCCCGCCACCTCGGCGAATGCCGAGATCGGCCCCCAGGTCGCCCGTATCCGTGCAAAGGCCCGCGACCTGGCGCGCAATACCGAGCTCGGCGCCAATGCCGTACGGCGCTTGTCGGCGCATATGGTCGGGACCGGGATCGTCCCCCGCCTGGCGAGCGAAGATGCGGCCGAGCGGCGGGCCTTTACCGAGCGGTTTCGGGCCTTCTCGGATCATTGCGATCCCGAGGACATGACCGATTTTGGGGGCAAGCAACTCGAGGTCGCTCAATGCGTGGTGGAATCGGGCACGGCGCTCATGCGGTTCCTGCCCCGTCCGAGCGGATGGCGAATGCGGGTCCCGCTGCAAGTTCAAGTGCTCGAGCCCGATTACATCGATATGAGCAAGAACGAGATCGGCAACGATGGATCGATCATTATCCAGGGGGCCGAGTATGATTCCTGGGGGCGGCGGGTTGCAACCTGGCTGTTCGAGGAGCATCCGGGCGATGTTTGGCCCTTGGGGGCGGGCAGGCTGAAAAGCCGCCGCTTTACCATGGATGAGGTCCGCCCGGTCTTCCATCGTCTCCGTCCGGGTCAGGTGTGGGGTGTGCCGTGGTTCTTCCCCGTGGTGACCCGCATGCGCGACCTCGCCGATTATGAGGAGGCCGAGCATCTCCGCAAGCTGACCGAGGCATGCTTCGCCGTCTTCATCAAGCGGCCGCCGGGCTCGGCGCAAAGTCCGCTAATCCCGGGCGACGGCAAGAAGGACGCGGCCGGGCGGTCGATCACCAAGATCACCCCCGGCATGATCAAGGAGCTCGGCGTCGGCGAGGAGGTGACGTTCTCGCAGCCCGAACCCGTCGCCGGGGCGGTTGACGTGCTCAAGCATCACATGGGCGTTGTCGCGGTTGGCCTCGGCCTGCCCCGGCACGAACTGACGGGAGACCCCCGCCGCCCCCGCCGCGCCCTCGGCCCCCGCCGCCCCCGGCTTGGACGAGGCTGCAAAGCAAGGGGCCAAACCAGCTTTCGGACGGCGATGATGGGTGGCTCGGGCCGTTCGTGGCCTGCGATCCGGCGACCAAGGCGACCGCGATCGGGGTCGATACCGTCTTTCAGCGCGGACTCTATTACGCCAACAACGACGGGTCGCTTGCGACGCGCTCGGTGGATTGGGTGGTCGAGGTCCGCGCGATCGACGACAGCGGCGAACCCCTCGCCCCGGCGCATCTGGCGGGCTATCCGCAATCCAAGGCGACCGGGCGTCTGCTGTTCACCGTCAACCCGACCGCCGGCGATACCGCGACCATCAACGGTGTCGTCTGGACCTTTGTCGCCGGCGCGGCCGGCGCGGCTCAGGTTACCATCGGCGCGGATGCGGCGGCGACGGTAA
- a CDS encoding host specificity factor TipJ family phage tail protein, translating to MVEYDTAGLAGESFTLGASRAVASGETLAGGGFARIASESHSAATNTAIRLSHKYTLAAERYEVRIKRTSDNTQDSRTGHESRWSQLRAVLDEDPNYGDVTLVAVKMRATDNLSQRSSRLINGVVVRKLATYDLVTGEWSDLAATRSIAAAASYILRAENGASLADGHNDLAALWSLHATWDARGDTFNGVFDSSLTAWDAVKRVLNVGRGAPFQQGGFVRYMRDEPQEIPAALFNRRCIVRGSFSIEYDMPSDNTADAVTVEYFSEATWKIAEVTVAMRDGSIRELTPTELRDSPPAKPARMQYFGITDKAQAEREACFVCACNIYRRRRPTWRTELDAMVLSYGDVVAISHPLPSWGQDGEIEAVEGAWDEVGAVLTLTEPVRWGDASTLFLALRRRDGRLASPAVEVEAAPGGDPNKVVSLDPLPIEPDTGGDRERTYYTLGPADEWAKRVRVRSLRPRKSQVEIMAVVEDDRAHVN from the coding sequence GTGGTCGAATACGATACGGCGGGCCTGGCCGGCGAGTCCTTCACGTTGGGCGCGAGCCGGGCGGTCGCCTCGGGCGAGACGTTGGCGGGGGGCGGATTCGCCCGGATCGCCAGCGAAAGCCACTCGGCGGCGACGAATACGGCGATCCGCCTGTCGCACAAATACACGCTCGCGGCCGAGCGCTATGAGGTGAGGATCAAGCGGACCAGCGACAACACCCAAGACAGCCGGACCGGGCACGAGTCCCGGTGGTCGCAGTTGCGGGCCGTGCTGGACGAAGACCCCAATTACGGCGACGTGACCTTGGTCGCCGTCAAGATGCGGGCGACCGACAACCTGAGCCAGCGTTCTTCTCGCCTGATCAATGGCGTGGTGGTCCGCAAGCTGGCGACCTACGATCTCGTTACGGGCGAGTGGTCGGATTTGGCGGCGACCCGCTCGATCGCGGCGGCGGCGAGTTACATTCTCCGCGCCGAAAACGGGGCGAGCCTGGCCGATGGTCACAACGATCTGGCGGCGCTGTGGTCGCTGCATGCGACCTGGGATGCGCGGGGAGACACCTTCAACGGCGTTTTCGACAGTTCGCTCACCGCCTGGGACGCAGTCAAGCGCGTCCTCAACGTGGGGCGCGGCGCTCCCTTTCAACAGGGCGGCTTTGTCCGTTACATGCGGGACGAGCCCCAGGAAATCCCGGCGGCGCTGTTCAATCGCCGCTGCATCGTCCGGGGGTCGTTCTCGATCGAGTACGACATGCCGAGCGACAACACCGCCGACGCGGTGACCGTCGAGTATTTCAGCGAGGCGACGTGGAAGATCGCCGAGGTGACCGTCGCCATGCGCGATGGATCGATCCGCGAACTGACCCCGACCGAGTTGCGGGACAGTCCCCCGGCCAAGCCGGCGCGGATGCAATATTTCGGCATTACCGACAAGGCGCAGGCGGAGCGCGAGGCGTGCTTCGTCTGCGCCTGCAACATCTATCGCCGGCGTCGGCCGACCTGGCGGACCGAGCTCGACGCGATGGTCCTGTCCTATGGCGACGTGGTGGCGATCTCGCACCCCCTGCCATCCTGGGGGCAGGACGGCGAGATCGAGGCGGTCGAGGGGGCGTGGGACGAGGTCGGGGCGGTCCTGACCCTGACCGAGCCGGTGCGATGGGGAGATGCCTCGACTCTGTTTCTCGCCCTGCGCCGGCGGGACGGGCGGCTCGCCTCGCCGGCGGTGGAAGTCGAGGCGGCGCCGGGCGGCGACCCGAATAAGGTCGTTTCTCTCGATCCTCTGCCGATCGAGCCCGATACGGGCGGCGATCGCGAGCGCACCTATTACACCCTCGGCCCGGCGGACGAATGGGCCAAGCGTGTCCGGGTGCGGTCGCTGCGACCGCGCAAGAGCCAGGTCGAGATTATGGCGGTCGTCGAGGACGATCGCGCTCACGTCAATTGA
- a CDS encoding lysozyme, with translation MASRIKTSVVIGMVATALISGAEGLRTQAYKDPVGIPTICFGETRGVKIGDTATREQCRAMLDGRLVEISAAIDRCLVTAVPDMSYAALLSLAYNIGSGAFCASTLVKKANAGDVAGACEEILRWDKAGGVALPGLTRRRGDEHDLCRQGLGGKPHSRGAGI, from the coding sequence ATGGCAAGCAGGATCAAAACCTCGGTTGTGATCGGTATGGTCGCGACCGCCCTGATTTCCGGGGCCGAGGGGCTCAGGACCCAGGCCTATAAAGATCCGGTGGGCATCCCCACCATCTGCTTCGGCGAGACGCGGGGCGTAAAGATCGGCGATACCGCCACCCGCGAGCAGTGCCGGGCCATGCTCGACGGGCGCCTGGTGGAGATCAGTGCCGCGATCGACCGCTGTCTCGTTACCGCCGTGCCCGACATGAGCTACGCCGCCCTCCTGTCGCTGGCCTACAATATCGGGTCGGGGGCCTTCTGCGCCTCGACCCTGGTCAAAAAGGCCAATGCCGGCGACGTCGCCGGCGCCTGCGAGGAGATCCTCCGCTGGGACAAGGCGGGGGGTGTCGCCCTTCCTGGCCTGACCCGCCGGCGCGGGGACGAGCACGATCTTTGCCGCCAGGGCCTGGGGGGCAAGCCCCATTCGCGGGGGGCGGGAATATGA
- the dcd gene encoding dCTP deaminase, producing MSVMPDTWIREMAKTKGMIEPFTEKQQRAGVISYGVSSYGYDARVSREFKIFTNVDSAVVDPKSFSPNSLVDRETDICVIPPNSFALARTVEYFRIPRDVLVICLGKSTYARCGIIVNVTPLEPEWEGHVTLEFSNTTPLPAKIYAGEGACQFIFLKGDTVCETSYADRSGKYQGQQGVTLPRL from the coding sequence ATGTCCGTCATGCCCGACACCTGGATCCGCGAGATGGCCAAGACCAAGGGCATGATCGAGCCCTTCACCGAGAAGCAGCAGCGCGCCGGTGTCATCTCCTACGGCGTGTCCTCCTACGGCTACGACGCCCGGGTCAGCCGCGAGTTCAAGATCTTCACCAATGTGGATTCGGCGGTGGTCGACCCCAAGTCGTTCTCGCCCAACAGCCTGGTGGACCGCGAGACCGATATCTGCGTCATTCCGCCCAACAGCTTCGCCCTGGCCCGCACGGTGGAATATTTCCGCATTCCCAGGGACGTGCTGGTCATCTGCCTGGGCAAGTCCACCTATGCCCGCTGCGGCATCATCGTCAACGTGACGCCGCTGGAGCCCGAGTGGGAAGGCCACGTCACCCTGGAATTCTCCAACACCACGCCGCTGCCCGCCAAGATCTACGCGGGCGAGGGGGCCTGCCAGTTCATCTTCCTGAAGGGCGACACGGTGTGCGAGACCTCCTATGCCGACCGGTCGGGCAAGTATCAGGGGCAGCAGGGTGTCACCCTGCCCCGCCTCTGA
- a CDS encoding AAA family ATPase — protein sequence MSPCPASEPSEAEAFLADPASHGGAAVERMDTHISTLFLAGDRVFKLKKPVRLPFLDFTSLAAREKACRAEVEINRRASPDLYLGVRALTRAEAGGLDLDGDGPVVEWAVEMRRFEQDTLFDRLARRGELDRARCNGLTEAIAAFHRTAPVRSDRGGRAGLDWTIATNRLSMLAQAPAILPPDAVEDLARASFAALERFAPRMEERRLGGLVRQCHGDLHLGNICLWQGRPTLFDAIEFSDDIACIDVIYDLAFLLMDLDHRGARQQANWVMNHYLDLTGDFAGIAPMPLYLSARAGVRAHVCATMATGAEGAAREKLETDALSYLSAARAYLAPPPPRLLAVGGLSGSGKSRMGRELAPFLAVPGAAVVRSDSLRKHLMGVDIDQKLGPDGYAPEVTEHTYQRLYETCAALLADGHSAVADAVFARPEQRDAIELVAKAAGVRFDGLWLEAPPDLSKRRIAERKANVSDATPQVLEHQLTYDLGAVAWTRIDSSPPKDETLAAGRAALGV from the coding sequence GTGTCACCCTGCCCCGCCTCTGAGCCCAGCGAGGCCGAGGCCTTCCTCGCCGATCCCGCCAGCCATGGCGGGGCGGCGGTGGAGCGCATGGACACCCATATCTCCACCCTGTTCCTGGCCGGGGATCGGGTCTTCAAGCTGAAGAAGCCGGTCCGTCTGCCCTTTCTCGACTTCACCTCCCTGGCGGCACGTGAAAAAGCCTGCCGGGCCGAGGTGGAGATCAACCGCCGGGCGTCGCCCGATCTGTATCTCGGCGTGCGGGCCCTGACCCGCGCCGAGGCCGGCGGGCTGGACCTGGACGGGGACGGCCCGGTGGTGGAATGGGCGGTGGAGATGCGCCGCTTCGAGCAGGACACCCTGTTCGACCGGTTGGCCCGGCGGGGGGAACTGGACCGGGCGCGCTGCAACGGATTGACCGAGGCCATCGCCGCCTTTCACCGCACCGCGCCGGTGCGAAGCGACCGGGGCGGGCGGGCCGGGCTGGACTGGACCATCGCCACCAACCGGCTGTCCATGCTGGCCCAGGCTCCGGCCATCCTGCCGCCGGATGCGGTGGAGGATCTGGCCCGGGCCTCCTTCGCCGCCCTGGAGCGCTTTGCCCCCCGCATGGAGGAGCGGCGCCTGGGCGGACTGGTGCGCCAGTGCCACGGCGATCTGCATCTCGGCAACATCTGCCTGTGGCAGGGGCGGCCGACCCTGTTCGACGCCATCGAGTTCTCGGACGATATCGCCTGTATCGACGTAATCTACGATCTGGCCTTCCTGCTGATGGACCTGGACCACCGGGGGGCGCGGCAACAGGCCAATTGGGTGATGAACCATTACCTGGATCTCACCGGTGATTTTGCCGGAATTGCTCCCATGCCGCTTTATCTCTCGGCCCGGGCCGGGGTGCGCGCCCATGTCTGCGCCACCATGGCCACCGGGGCGGAGGGCGCGGCGCGGGAAAAGCTGGAAACCGACGCGCTGTCCTACCTGTCGGCGGCGCGGGCCTATCTGGCGCCGCCACCGCCCCGGCTGCTGGCGGTGGGCGGGCTGTCGGGCAGCGGCAAGTCGCGCATGGGACGGGAACTGGCCCCATTCCTGGCGGTGCCCGGCGCGGCGGTGGTGCGCAGCGACAGCTTGCGCAAGCATCTGATGGGCGTGGATATCGACCAGAAGCTCGGCCCCGACGGCTATGCCCCCGAGGTCACCGAGCACACCTACCAGCGGCTTTACGAGACCTGCGCCGCCCTGCTGGCCGATGGCCATTCGGCGGTGGCCGATGCCGTCTTCGCCCGGCCGGAGCAGCGCGACGCCATCGAGCTTGTGGCCAAGGCGGCGGGCGTGCGCTTCGACGGCCTGTGGCTGGAGGCGCCGCCGGACCTGTCCAAGCGCCGCATCGCCGAGCGCAAGGCCAATGTCTCGGACGCCACCCCCCAGGTGCTGGAGCACCAGTTGACCTATGATCTGGGCGCTGTCGCCTGGACGCGGATCGATTCGTCGCCGCCCAAGGACGAGACCCTGGCCGCCGGGAGGGCCGCGCTGGGGGTATGA
- a CDS encoding universal stress protein — MSAFKSILVPVEDEMSAAIPLDTALRLAGRFSAHVTALHVRADPTNAVPLVGEGMSGAMVEEMIGIAETQGAQRAKLARAAFDTALARNGAPLADAPPVEGLSAEWIEVVGREEDVITWRGRVSDLVVFGHPGGEAEVSSLITLNTALMACGRPLLLCPAEPAPLPGSNVCIAWNGSAEAARAVGFAMPFLKGAASVTILTVAEHAGGPAPAGDLETYLAWNGIAAGTTVIQAPSSHAGEELVRQTRKVGADLLVMGAYTHSRLRQLILGGVTRHVISHAPLHVLMCH, encoded by the coding sequence ATGTCCGCCTTCAAGTCCATTCTGGTCCCGGTCGAGGACGAGATGTCCGCCGCCATTCCGCTGGACACCGCCCTGCGTCTGGCCGGGCGCTTTTCCGCCCATGTGACCGCCCTGCACGTGCGTGCCGATCCCACCAATGCGGTGCCGCTGGTGGGGGAAGGCATGTCGGGAGCCATGGTCGAGGAGATGATCGGCATCGCCGAGACTCAGGGCGCCCAGCGGGCCAAGCTGGCCCGCGCCGCCTTCGATACGGCCTTGGCCCGCAACGGCGCGCCTCTGGCCGATGCCCCGCCGGTCGAAGGCCTGTCGGCCGAATGGATCGAAGTGGTCGGGCGCGAGGAGGACGTGATCACCTGGCGCGGCCGGGTGTCGGATCTGGTGGTCTTCGGCCATCCCGGCGGCGAGGCCGAGGTGTCCTCCCTGATCACCCTGAACACGGCGTTGATGGCCTGCGGCCGTCCGCTGCTGCTGTGCCCCGCCGAGCCGGCGCCGCTGCCCGGGTCCAACGTGTGCATCGCCTGGAACGGCAGCGCCGAGGCGGCCCGCGCCGTGGGCTTCGCCATGCCGTTCCTGAAGGGCGCGGCCTCGGTGACCATCCTGACCGTGGCCGAGCATGCGGGCGGTCCCGCTCCCGCCGGGGATCTGGAGACCTATCTGGCCTGGAACGGCATTGCCGCCGGCACCACCGTCATCCAGGCGCCATCCTCCCATGCGGGCGAGGAACTGGTGCGGCAAACCCGCAAGGTCGGGGCCGACCTGCTGGTGATGGGCGCCTATACCCATTCGCGCCTGCGTCAGCTGATCCTGGGTGGCGTGACCCGCCACGTGATTTCCCACGCGCCGCTGCATGTGTTGATGTGCCATTGA
- a CDS encoding NUDIX hydrolase, with amino-acid sequence MPLTEGKSSTRRADYRRYRELVATRPELFDRPQGGISILLDEADIAAASEVVAKRNQSRGLPAAASSVGVLVEDAYILMLRDAVRFPDGSLGTHNRVIYPNGARGVGVLPLLDGQIVLLKVYRHAIGRSLLEIPRGSVEVGDSLEDTVLREIAEETGGAVIGTAHLGHSFCDTSLSNGGLDYFLAELSGVGEPQLSEGIVDIVQVTPARFAEMVMAGEIKDIHAVNAFSLARLRGLLP; translated from the coding sequence GTGCCATTGACGGAGGGGAAGTCGTCGACGCGGCGGGCCGATTACCGCCGCTATCGCGAACTGGTGGCGACGCGGCCGGAACTGTTCGACCGCCCCCAGGGGGGAATCAGCATCCTGCTGGACGAGGCGGATATCGCCGCCGCGTCGGAGGTCGTGGCCAAGCGCAACCAAAGCCGGGGCCTTCCCGCCGCCGCGTCGTCGGTGGGCGTGCTGGTCGAGGACGCCTATATCCTGATGCTGCGTGACGCCGTGCGCTTTCCCGACGGCTCGCTGGGGACCCATAACCGGGTAATCTATCCTAACGGTGCCCGGGGTGTTGGCGTCCTGCCGCTGCTGGATGGGCAGATCGTCCTGTTGAAGGTGTACCGCCATGCCATCGGCCGCTCCTTGCTGGAAATTCCGCGTGGTTCGGTGGAAGTCGGGGACAGCCTGGAGGATACGGTGCTGCGCGAGATCGCCGAGGAGACCGGCGGTGCCGTGATCGGGACGGCCCATCTGGGGCATTCCTTTTGCGACACCTCGCTGTCCAATGGAGGACTGGACTATTTTCTGGCCGAATTGTCCGGGGTGGGAGAGCCGCAATTGTCCGAGGGTATCGTCGATATCGTCCAGGTGACGCCCGCCCGCTTCGCCGAGATGGTGATGGCGGGTGAAATCAAGGACATCCACGCCGTTAATGCGTTCAGTCTCGCCCGGCTGCGGGGGCTGCTGCCATGA
- a CDS encoding histidine phosphatase family protein, which yields MTVFLVRHGQSEGNRDLVFSGLSDHPLTELGRAQAAEAGWSLRGLNFAHVLTSRLSRAVATCDLLLAAAGSEVGRRRALEQLNERNFGVFEGVADDPATLAADPLRGRVASDVAYRPEGGESMLDCLERAVACFEGDILPLAADGHVLVVSHGNVVRSLALHHLGWPVEMLPEMPSRNCLITRIEPAGWVRSAR from the coding sequence ATGACCGTCTTCCTGGTCCGTCACGGCCAGTCTGAGGGCAATCGCGATCTGGTGTTCTCGGGACTCAGCGACCATCCGCTGACCGAACTGGGGCGCGCCCAGGCGGCCGAGGCCGGGTGGTCGCTGCGGGGGCTGAACTTCGCCCACGTTCTGACCTCGCGCCTGTCGCGGGCGGTGGCGACCTGTGACCTGCTGCTGGCGGCTGCCGGCTCGGAGGTGGGACGCCGCCGGGCCCTGGAGCAACTGAACGAGCGGAATTTCGGCGTGTTCGAGGGCGTTGCCGACGATCCTGCGACACTGGCCGCCGATCCGCTTCGCGGCCGGGTCGCCTCGGACGTGGCCTATCGACCCGAGGGTGGGGAGTCCATGCTGGACTGCCTGGAGAGGGCCGTGGCCTGCTTCGAGGGCGATATTCTGCCCCTGGCGGCGGATGGTCACGTGCTGGTGGTGTCCCACGGCAACGTGGTGCGCTCGCTGGCGCTGCACCATCTGGGCTGGCCGGTGGAGATGTTGCCCGAAATGCCGTCGCGCAACTGCCTGATCACCCGCATCGAACCGGCGGGCTGGGTCAGATCCGCTCGCTGA
- a CDS encoding demethoxyubiquinone hydroxylase family protein → MRKTGDDAIPGDLDHAGLIDRFLRVNQAGELGAVRIYQGQRAILGRKGGPTAPLLKRMAEQEQEHLDTFSHLIGERRTRPTVLSPLWHLAGFALGAGTALLGEKAAMACTVAVEETIDEHYARQAEQLGEDEAALKDTIRKFREDEIEHRDIGLAHGAEQAPAYPLLSSAIKGGCRLAIWLSERI, encoded by the coding sequence ATGAGAAAGACCGGCGACGACGCCATTCCCGGCGACCTCGACCATGCCGGCCTGATCGACCGCTTCCTGCGGGTCAATCAGGCGGGAGAGCTGGGCGCCGTGCGCATCTACCAGGGGCAGCGGGCCATCCTCGGCCGCAAGGGCGGCCCCACCGCCCCCCTGCTCAAGCGCATGGCCGAGCAGGAGCAGGAGCATCTCGATACCTTCAGCCACCTGATCGGCGAGCGCCGCACCCGCCCCACCGTGCTGTCGCCGCTGTGGCATCTGGCCGGCTTCGCCCTGGGGGCCGGCACCGCCTTGCTGGGCGAAAAGGCCGCCATGGCCTGCACCGTGGCGGTGGAGGAGACCATCGACGAGCATTACGCCCGGCAGGCGGAACAACTGGGCGAGGACGAAGCGGCGCTGAAGGACACCATCCGCAAGTTCCGCGAGGACGAGATCGAACACCGCGACATCGGCTTGGCCCACGGCGCCGAGCAGGCCCCGGCCTATCCCCTGCTGTCCTCGGCCATCAAGGGCGGCTGCCGCCTGGCCATCTGGCTCAGCGAGCGGATCTGA
- a CDS encoding disulfide bond formation protein B — protein MNTALRPIALSVAGICLAALAFALVAQYGFGLRPCNLCLIQRVPFVLAALLAAAALRDGAPAALLLRIAGLLLLINGGIAVYHVGVEQHWWASAVCSGNQGGEIAVADLLAEMNKPAEAQCDTPAWSFHGITMAALNVPFSALFGLAVLWAARRSEGSA, from the coding sequence ATGAATACCGCGCTTCGCCCCATCGCCCTTTCGGTCGCCGGCATCTGCCTCGCCGCCCTGGCCTTCGCCCTGGTCGCCCAGTATGGGTTCGGCCTGCGCCCCTGCAATCTCTGCCTGATCCAGCGGGTGCCGTTCGTCCTGGCCGCCCTGCTGGCCGCCGCGGCCCTGAGGGACGGAGCGCCCGCCGCCCTGCTGCTGCGCATCGCCGGTCTGCTGCTGCTGATCAACGGCGGCATCGCGGTCTATCACGTGGGGGTCGAACAGCATTGGTGGGCCTCGGCGGTATGCTCCGGCAACCAGGGGGGCGAGATCGCCGTGGCCGATCTGCTGGCCGAGATGAACAAGCCGGCGGAAGCCCAGTGCGACACCCCGGCCTGGTCGTTCCACGGCATCACCATGGCCGCCCTCAACGTGCCGTTCTCGGCCCTGTTCGGCCTTGCGGTGCTGTGGGCGGCACGGCGTTCGGAGGGCTCCGCATGA
- a CDS encoding ArgK/MeaB family GTPase, with product MTLDQIRAGGKAALARALAELERFPDAPATVALLDRAYAEPRAHVVGMTGPPGVGKSTLMNALIGAWRTSGRTVGCIAVDPSSRRSGGALLGDRTRLTTDPEDQGIFVRSMAARDRLGGLAGLTVSAMVLMRALFDVVLIETVGVGQSETDVVGVADTVLFCVQPGSGDSLQFMKAGIAEIPHVVVVTKADMGAAAVRARADVLGALGLGGGGDHDGWESPVLMVSSARREGVEGLVSAIDGHAAWLGEAGRLAAARHAQAEAWLEEAVRERYGREGVRRAGDLSLGLGESPFARLSVLSASLGFDSKG from the coding sequence GTGACCCTTGACCAAATCAGGGCTGGCGGCAAGGCCGCCCTGGCCCGCGCCCTGGCCGAACTGGAACGTTTTCCCGATGCCCCCGCCACCGTGGCCCTGCTGGACCGCGCCTATGCCGAGCCGCGCGCCCATGTGGTGGGCATGACCGGGCCGCCCGGCGTGGGTAAGTCCACCCTGATGAACGCCCTGATCGGCGCGTGGCGCACCTCGGGGCGGACGGTGGGCTGCATCGCCGTGGACCCGTCGTCGCGGCGCTCGGGCGGGGCTCTGCTGGGCGACCGCACCCGGCTGACCACCGATCCCGAGGACCAGGGCATCTTCGTGCGCTCTATGGCGGCTCGCGACCGCCTGGGCGGTCTGGCCGGGCTGACCGTCTCGGCCATGGTGCTGATGCGGGCGCTGTTCGACGTGGTGCTGATCGAGACGGTAGGCGTCGGGCAAAGCGAGACCGACGTGGTGGGGGTTGCCGATACCGTGCTGTTCTGCGTCCAGCCGGGCTCGGGCGATTCGCTGCAATTCATGAAGGCGGGCATCGCCGAGATCCCCCATGTGGTGGTGGTGACCAAGGCCGACATGGGGGCCGCGGCGGTACGAGCACGGGCCGACGTGCTGGGCGCCCTGGGCCTGGGCGGCGGCGGCGACCACGATGGCTGGGAAAGTCCGGTCCTGATGGTGTCGTCGGCCCGGCGCGAGGGGGTGGAGGGTCTTGTCTCGGCCATCGATGGCCATGCCGCCTGGCTGGGCGAGGCCGGTCGCCTGGCTGCCGCCCGCCATGCCCAGGCCGAGGCCTGGCTGGAGGAGGCGGTGCGCGAGCGCTATGGCCGCGAGGGGGTGCGCCGCGCCGGGGATCTGTCCCTCGGCCTTGGGGAATCACCCTTCGCCCGGCTGTCCGTATTGTCCGCAAGTCTCGGATTTGACTCTAAAGGTTGA